A region of Ictidomys tridecemlineatus isolate mIctTri1 chromosome 4, mIctTri1.hap1, whole genome shotgun sequence DNA encodes the following proteins:
- the LOC106145080 gene encoding olfactory receptor 5B3 — protein MENRTEVTQFILLGLTNDPSLQLPLFVTFLLIYTITLAGNLGMILLILLDSRLHTPMYFFLGNLSLVDFCYSSAVTPKVMAGLFPGDKVFSYNACAAQMFFVTGFATVENCLLASMAYDRYAAVCKPLHYTTTMTTRVCASLIIGCYVCGFLSASVYTGNTFILSFCKSNVVHHFFCDMPALMILSCSNRYVNDLVLIYVASFNIFFALLVILISYMFIFITILKMHSGAGHRKAMSTCASHFTAVSIFYGTVIFMYLQPSSSHSMDTDKIASVFYTMVIPMLNPVVYSLRNKEVKSAFSKIFQRKSRL, from the coding sequence ATGGAGAACAGGACAGAAGTGACCCAGTTCATCCTGCTGGGACTGACCAATGACCCAAGCCTGCAGCTTCCCCTCTTTGTGACCTTCCTCCTCATCTACACCATCACTCTGGCTGGGAACCTGGGGATGATCCTGTTGATTCTCCTGGACTCCCGTCtccacactcccatgtactttttcctggGTAACCTGTCTCTGGTGGACTTTTGCTACTCTTCAGCTGTCACTCCCAAGGTCATGGCTGGGCTCTTTCCTGGAGACAAGGTCTTCTCCTACAATGCTTGTGCTGCTCAgatgttctttgtaacaggctttgcTACTGTGGAAAACTGCCTCCTGGCCTCAATGGCCTATGATCGCTATGCAGCAGTGTGTAAGCCCCTCCACTACACCACCACCATGACAACACGTGTGTGTGCAAGTCTGATCATAGGCTGCTATGTCTGTGGATTTTTGAGTGCCTCAGTCTACACTGGGAACACGTTCATTCTCTCTTTCTGTAAGTCCAATGTGGTCCACCATTTTTTCTGTGATATGCCAGCACTCATGATTCTTTCTTGTTCTAACAGATATGTGAATGATCTGGTTCTTATTTACGTTGCCAGCTTCAATATCTTTTTTGCTCTCCTAGTTATCTTAATATCCTACATGTTCATATTCATCACCATCCTAAAGATGCACTCAGGTGCAGGACATAGGAAGGCTATGTCCACCTGTGCCTCCCACTTCACTGCTGTCTCCATTTTCTATGGGACTGTTATCTTCATGTACTTACAGCCCAGCTCCAGTCACTCCATGGACACGGACAAGATCGCCTCTGTGTTCTACACCATGGTCATCCCCATGTTGAACCCTGTggtctacagcctgaggaacaaggaggtCAAGAGTGCATTCTCAaagatttttcagagaaaaagtaGGCTTTAG